A section of the Flaviflexus equikiangi genome encodes:
- a CDS encoding ribose-5-phosphate isomerase encodes MGFRVVVAGDIAGVNYKDAIKADLENDPRVDEVIDAGVKQGEDVDYPHVAVNAARMIAEGKADRGIFVCGTGMGVAMAANKVKGIRASTAHDSFSVERLVLSNNAQVLCLGERVIGKELARRLAKEFLNYEFDETSASAAKVDALCAYEED; translated from the coding sequence ATGGGTTTTCGCGTTGTTGTTGCCGGCGATATCGCCGGAGTGAATTACAAGGATGCCATCAAGGCTGACCTCGAGAACGACCCCCGGGTGGATGAAGTCATCGACGCCGGCGTCAAGCAGGGCGAAGATGTCGACTACCCGCACGTCGCCGTCAACGCTGCCCGTATGATCGCCGAAGGCAAGGCCGACCGCGGCATCTTCGTCTGCGGCACGGGCATGGGCGTGGCGATGGCAGCGAACAAGGTGAAGGGCATCCGCGCCTCCACCGCACACGACTCGTTCTCGGTCGAGCGCCTCGTGCTCTCGAACAATGCCCAGGTTCTCTGCCTCGGCGAACGCGTCATCGGCAAGGAGCTCGCTCGCCGTCTCGCCAAGGAATTCCTCAACTACGAATTCGACGAGACCTCAGCATCGGCCGCCAAGGTCGACGCGCTCTGCGCCTACGAAGAGGACTGA
- the feoB gene encoding ferrous iron transport protein B → MTCSHCGPSSGAPTLVGSPRILLVGNPNVGKSTLFNRLTGARQDIRNAPGTTVDLSTGGWRAFGSQLTVVDSPGTYSLLARSADEQVVTELLTGDIQVEGGKPDLVVAVLDATALSRSLYLLGQLSRVGLPVIVALSMVDVARAEGVEIDTETMSSVLGVPVVAIDPRHGLGLEDLAGAVRTGLDVLPFLIGPDAKACTCAEGGDCCGSTQAADATTLAELLEDADDVFAWVEVVSSRLGAKRPRIDTTFSDRVDRVLLNPVAGILILLGVLWGLFQLTTSVAAPVMEWAEGFVGGPVTDWALALTGALGLSDTWVESLLIDGILAGIGVVLSFVPLMFIMFFALALLEDSGYLARAALLADRLMRSIGLDGRAVLPLIVGFGCNLPALAATKTLPNAAHRTVTALLVPLTSCAARLTVYILIAATFFPSHAGTVVFAMYIGSVLLVIAGGLLLKLVFSDDTSADPLFLVLPAYQKPGVTTVFLSAARRALAFLKGAGVTIVVMLTIMWGLMAIPVTGDHDLADVPVEDSLYAEVAQTIAPVFAPAGFNDWHASAALLTGIVAKETVVAALSQSYQVDEPEENSYEDAEGSDLGERLRADFDDASGGHGQAAALAFLVFVLAYTPCVATLAEQKRILGWRITAGAFGAQLVLAWLLAVAVFQIGSLL, encoded by the coding sequence ATGACCTGCTCCCACTGCGGGCCGAGCTCCGGTGCCCCCACTCTTGTCGGCAGCCCTCGGATCCTTCTCGTCGGCAACCCGAACGTTGGAAAGTCCACGCTGTTCAATCGTCTGACAGGGGCGCGCCAGGATATTCGGAATGCTCCGGGCACGACGGTGGACCTCTCGACCGGCGGGTGGCGTGCGTTCGGCAGTCAGCTCACCGTCGTCGACTCCCCGGGCACGTACTCGCTGCTTGCTCGTTCCGCGGACGAGCAGGTCGTCACTGAGCTCCTGACGGGTGATATTCAGGTCGAGGGTGGGAAGCCCGACCTTGTCGTCGCCGTTCTTGACGCGACTGCGCTCTCCCGCTCCCTCTACCTCCTCGGCCAGCTGTCTCGTGTCGGCCTGCCCGTTATCGTTGCCCTCTCCATGGTCGACGTGGCGCGCGCCGAAGGCGTCGAGATCGATACCGAGACGATGTCGAGCGTTCTCGGTGTTCCCGTTGTCGCCATCGATCCCCGTCATGGTCTCGGGCTCGAGGATTTGGCTGGCGCGGTGCGGACAGGCCTCGATGTGTTGCCTTTCCTGATCGGCCCGGATGCGAAGGCGTGTACGTGCGCTGAGGGTGGGGACTGCTGCGGCTCGACGCAGGCGGCGGATGCGACGACGCTCGCGGAGCTTCTCGAAGATGCTGACGACGTGTTCGCCTGGGTGGAGGTGGTCTCCTCCCGTCTCGGTGCGAAGCGCCCCCGTATCGACACGACGTTCTCGGACAGGGTGGACCGGGTCCTCCTCAACCCGGTCGCCGGCATCCTCATCCTGCTCGGCGTGCTGTGGGGCCTGTTCCAGCTGACGACGAGCGTGGCCGCTCCCGTCATGGAGTGGGCGGAAGGTTTCGTCGGCGGCCCCGTCACCGACTGGGCTCTCGCATTGACGGGCGCTCTCGGCCTGTCGGACACATGGGTCGAGTCCCTCCTCATCGACGGCATCCTTGCCGGCATCGGCGTCGTGCTGTCGTTCGTGCCTCTCATGTTCATCATGTTCTTCGCACTCGCACTGCTTGAAGATTCGGGATACTTGGCGAGAGCGGCGCTTCTCGCCGACCGCCTCATGCGGTCCATCGGGCTCGATGGTCGCGCCGTCCTGCCTCTGATCGTCGGGTTCGGGTGCAACCTGCCTGCGCTCGCGGCCACCAAGACTCTCCCGAACGCCGCGCACCGCACCGTGACGGCGCTTCTCGTGCCGCTCACATCCTGCGCGGCCCGGCTCACGGTCTACATTCTTATCGCCGCGACGTTCTTCCCGAGCCATGCCGGAACTGTCGTGTTCGCGATGTATATCGGTTCCGTCCTCCTCGTGATCGCCGGTGGGCTTCTCCTCAAACTCGTGTTCTCAGATGATACGAGCGCGGACCCGCTGTTCCTCGTCCTGCCCGCCTATCAGAAGCCGGGCGTGACGACCGTCTTCCTGTCTGCTGCCCGCCGGGCGCTTGCCTTCCTCAAGGGCGCGGGCGTCACGATTGTCGTCATGCTGACGATCATGTGGGGCCTCATGGCGATCCCCGTGACAGGCGACCACGATCTTGCCGATGTTCCGGTCGAGGATTCGCTGTACGCGGAGGTCGCCCAAACGATCGCCCCGGTGTTCGCCCCGGCAGGATTCAACGACTGGCATGCGTCCGCCGCACTCCTCACCGGAATCGTGGCAAAGGAAACTGTTGTCGCGGCGCTTTCGCAGTCCTACCAGGTGGACGAGCCGGAAGAGAACTCGTATGAGGATGCTGAGGGCTCGGACCTGGGCGAGAGACTGCGGGCCGATTTCGATGATGCCTCCGGCGGGCATGGTCAGGCGGCGGCACTCGCTTTCCTCGTCTTCGTCCTCGCCTACACGCCGTGCGTGGCAACTCTGGCTGAGCAGAAGCGGATATTGGGATGGCGGATCACGGCCGGAGCATTCGGCGCCCAGCTCGTCCTCGCCTGGCTCTTGGCGGTTGCCGTCTTCCAGATCGGATCACTCCTGTGA
- a CDS encoding FAD-binding and (Fe-S)-binding domain-containing protein: protein MTTTQVDTIATRLSGLISGEVETGIRRRAEYATDASNYRVVPQIVAFPSSSDDIVTAQNFAREEGIPLTIRGGGTSIAGNSIGTGLVLDLSRHLTNVISVDPEARTARVQPGTILTTLQKEAARHGLRFGPDPSTSNRATIGGMIGNNACGPHAVAWGKTAENVISLDVIDGLGRRYTAEKGSSVAGLTELVDSHLAQIRTHSGRFSRQVSGYSLEHLLPENGRDLAKFLVGSEGTLATVLEAEVALVPLASGTTLIVLGYEDMIRAADAVPAILPLKPLAIEGLDRRLVDIVERARGGVPELPAGGGWLMVEVGAFEGESPDIVADRVQSVLAVAGTTSYRIAPQGPESAALWKIRADGAGLGGRSPRGREAWPGWEDSAVPPEHLGAYLRDMTAVMSDHGVDGILYGHFGDGCVHVRIDMPLSDPSGVPKTRAFLEDAADLVTSYGGSLSGEHGDGRARSELLSRMYSPEMMTLFSHVKNLFDPGKTLNPGIIVDPDPLDANLRRPYARPIPGGGTTGTGFAFSEDGGDFTTAVHRCTGVGACRADTRANGGFMCPSYQATKDEKDVTRGRARILEEVANGQLIADWGSEEVFQSLDLCLACKACSADCPSGVDVARYKSEVLYRAHKGKIRPKLHYLLGQLPRWTKLATLVPTVAKLANAAMSVAPVKKTVFALAGVDTERTMPSLATRRFSRWASAAGLSSSAGNHAAKYVMLWADSFSETLDTDGARAMVEVLERAGYTVLVPKKPVCCGLTWITTGQLDGARHQLEGLLAELAPFAMNGIPIVGVEPSCTAVLRDDLPELLSEDPRSRLVADNTYTLAEILLAPAPLGPDRLVLPDLTGTTVVAQPHCHHYSVMGWKTDAELLSRTGADVVELSGCCGMAGNFGMERGHADISRKVAEGALLPALRDHPHAVFLADGFSCRTQAESLADRHGVHLATLLSGGLPES, encoded by the coding sequence ATGACAACGACACAGGTTGACACGATCGCGACCCGCCTCTCGGGGCTTATCTCGGGAGAGGTCGAAACCGGGATCCGCCGACGGGCTGAGTATGCGACGGATGCGTCGAACTATCGTGTCGTCCCCCAGATTGTCGCGTTCCCCTCGTCCTCGGACGATATCGTCACCGCCCAGAACTTCGCACGCGAAGAGGGCATCCCGTTGACCATCCGCGGGGGAGGCACCTCGATCGCGGGCAACTCGATCGGGACTGGCCTCGTGCTCGACCTGTCCCGTCATCTCACCAACGTCATCTCGGTCGATCCAGAGGCCCGCACGGCACGTGTGCAACCCGGCACGATCCTGACGACGCTGCAGAAAGAGGCGGCACGCCACGGGCTCCGCTTCGGCCCCGACCCATCGACATCCAACAGGGCGACGATCGGCGGAATGATCGGCAACAATGCGTGCGGGCCGCACGCTGTCGCCTGGGGGAAGACCGCCGAGAACGTCATCAGCCTCGACGTGATCGACGGACTGGGGCGCCGGTACACGGCAGAGAAAGGCTCCTCCGTTGCCGGACTGACGGAGCTCGTCGACTCCCATCTCGCCCAGATCCGGACACACTCCGGCAGGTTCTCGAGGCAGGTCTCCGGCTACTCTCTCGAACACCTCCTGCCGGAGAACGGCCGCGACCTGGCCAAGTTCCTCGTGGGCAGCGAAGGCACCCTGGCAACCGTTCTCGAAGCGGAGGTCGCCCTCGTCCCCCTCGCATCCGGCACCACCCTCATCGTCCTCGGCTACGAGGACATGATCCGGGCCGCCGACGCCGTCCCCGCAATCCTCCCCCTCAAGCCCCTCGCGATCGAAGGGCTGGATCGTCGGCTCGTCGACATCGTCGAGCGGGCACGCGGGGGAGTGCCCGAGCTTCCGGCCGGAGGCGGCTGGCTCATGGTCGAGGTCGGCGCCTTCGAAGGGGAATCTCCCGATATCGTCGCCGATCGCGTCCAATCCGTTCTCGCCGTCGCGGGCACGACCTCGTACCGGATCGCTCCGCAGGGCCCCGAATCGGCAGCACTGTGGAAGATTCGCGCCGACGGTGCGGGGCTCGGGGGACGGTCTCCCCGCGGCAGGGAGGCATGGCCGGGCTGGGAAGACTCCGCGGTGCCGCCGGAGCACCTGGGCGCCTACCTGCGGGATATGACGGCAGTCATGTCCGATCACGGGGTGGACGGGATCCTCTACGGGCACTTCGGCGACGGCTGCGTGCACGTCCGCATCGACATGCCGCTGTCCGATCCGAGCGGCGTTCCGAAGACGCGGGCGTTCCTCGAAGACGCAGCAGACCTGGTCACCTCCTACGGCGGTTCCCTCTCGGGCGAACACGGTGACGGCAGGGCGCGCTCGGAACTGCTGAGCCGCATGTACAGCCCGGAGATGATGACGCTCTTCTCCCACGTCAAGAACCTTTTCGACCCGGGCAAGACCCTCAACCCCGGCATCATCGTCGATCCCGATCCTCTCGACGCGAACCTTCGCAGGCCCTATGCCCGCCCGATTCCGGGCGGCGGGACGACGGGGACCGGCTTCGCCTTCTCCGAGGACGGAGGAGACTTCACAACCGCCGTGCACCGGTGCACGGGCGTCGGCGCCTGCCGTGCCGACACGAGGGCGAACGGCGGCTTCATGTGCCCCTCCTACCAGGCCACGAAGGACGAGAAGGACGTGACCCGCGGCCGTGCCCGTATCCTCGAAGAGGTCGCGAACGGACAGCTGATCGCCGACTGGGGCTCCGAAGAGGTCTTCCAATCCCTCGACCTGTGCCTGGCATGCAAGGCGTGCTCGGCTGACTGCCCGAGCGGGGTCGACGTGGCGCGATACAAGTCCGAAGTGCTCTACCGCGCCCACAAGGGCAAGATCCGCCCGAAGCTGCATTACCTACTGGGCCAGCTGCCGCGATGGACGAAGCTGGCCACGCTCGTGCCCACGGTCGCGAAGCTTGCGAACGCAGCCATGTCTGTCGCCCCTGTGAAGAAGACGGTGTTCGCGCTCGCGGGAGTGGACACGGAGAGGACGATGCCGTCCCTCGCGACTCGCAGGTTCTCCCGCTGGGCATCCGCCGCCGGCCTGTCCTCCTCGGCTGGAAATCATGCAGCGAAGTACGTCATGCTGTGGGCGGATTCGTTCTCGGAGACTCTCGATACCGATGGTGCGCGCGCCATGGTCGAGGTGCTCGAACGTGCCGGCTACACGGTCCTCGTCCCGAAGAAGCCCGTGTGCTGCGGGCTGACCTGGATCACGACGGGCCAGTTGGACGGGGCGAGACACCAGCTGGAGGGGCTTCTCGCCGAGCTGGCTCCGTTCGCCATGAACGGGATCCCGATCGTCGGAGTCGAACCCTCGTGCACGGCCGTGCTCCGCGACGATCTTCCCGAGCTCCTATCGGAGGACCCGCGGTCTCGCCTCGTGGCCGACAACACGTACACGTTGGCCGAGATCCTGCTGGCGCCGGCACCGCTCGGTCCCGACCGCCTCGTCCTGCCCGACCTGACAGGCACGACAGTCGTGGCCCAGCCGCACTGCCATCACTATTCGGTCATGGGTTGGAAGACGGACGCGGAGCTCCTGTCCCGTACCGGGGCAGACGTCGTCGAGCTGTCCGGATGCTGCGGCATGGCGGGGAACTTCGGGATGGAGAGGGGGCACGCAGATATCTCCCGCAAGGTGGCGGAGGGGGCGCTCCTGCCAGCCCTTCGCGACCATCCGCACGCCGTCTTCCTGGC
- a CDS encoding ferrous iron transport protein A gives MKLSSWPANQQARVVSLGIESGRLRARELGLRPGAIIRVTQRTLFGGTVLDIDGGRLALDRAAAARIHVEPCDGVPMPKAIS, from the coding sequence ATGAAGCTCAGCTCTTGGCCCGCCAATCAGCAGGCCCGCGTCGTCTCCTTAGGGATCGAATCGGGGCGCCTGCGGGCACGCGAACTCGGTCTGCGTCCGGGTGCGATCATCCGAGTCACCCAGCGAACCCTGTTCGGGGGCACTGTCCTCGATATCGACGGTGGGCGTCTCGCCCTCGACAGGGCTGCAGCTGCCAGAATCCACGTGGAACCCTGTGACGGTGTTCCCATGCCGAAGGCGATCTCATGA
- the ppdK gene encoding pyruvate, phosphate dikinase, with amino-acid sequence MTKYVFAFTEGDKDKKDLLGGKGANLAEMMKLGIPVPPGFTITTEACRAYLAQGSSPDTLGVEVTTALRQMEADMGKKLGDPDDLLLLSVRSGAKFSMPGMMETVLNIGLNDQSVEGLARKSGNPRFAWDSYRRLIQMFGKTVLDIDGDYFADALDAAKDKRGVTQDTELDVDALKELVDVYKDIVERETGVPFPQTPREQMDKAIEAVFRSWNTDRAKIYRRRERIPHDLGTAVNVQAMVFGNMGEKSGTGVCFTRDPSTGHTGVYGDYLVNAQGEDVVAGIRNTLPLDALKELDEKSYNELMANLHTLETHYRDMCDIEFTVEEGKLWLLQTRVGKRTASAAFRIASQLVEERLITRDEALTRVNGEQLTQLLFPQFDDEAEKITLTKGMAASPGAAVGEIVFNNAEAVARTKAGADVILVRRETNPDDLEGMVVASGILTARGGKTSHAAVVARGMGRCCVVGAEELYVDESTETVTIRGSDRVLKAGDVIAIDGTSGYVYLGDVPVTPSPVSIYIEEGLEAGIAAAHDDETKELVAAVDLLLTHADKRARLKVRANADAPEDVARARKFGATGIGLCRTEHMFLGDRRQLIETVILAETPEEQNAAFEALSPLQRGDFVGILEAMDGLPTTIRLIDPPLHEFLPDITDLTVKIAVKEATGVEVTEKERKLLKAVREQHEQNPMLGLRGVRLGLKIRGLFGLQIRAIAEAAADRIEAGGDPRPEIMVPLVGSVRELQIIREDAEEIIAAVEESRGVTLNIQIGAMIELPRAAMTAHSLTEESDFFSFGTNDLTQTAWGFSRDDVESTFFNEYFDLGVFGVSPFESIDVRGVGKLVAVGVEKARSVKPDIKCGVCGEHGGDPQSIHFFDAVGLDYVSCSPFRVPVARLEAGRAAVSNESQPWD; translated from the coding sequence ATGACGAAATATGTCTTTGCCTTCACCGAAGGTGACAAGGACAAGAAGGATCTTCTCGGCGGCAAGGGCGCGAACCTTGCAGAGATGATGAAGCTCGGAATTCCGGTACCCCCGGGGTTCACCATTACGACGGAGGCCTGCCGCGCCTACCTCGCCCAGGGCTCCTCCCCGGACACCCTCGGTGTCGAGGTGACGACCGCGCTCCGGCAGATGGAAGCGGATATGGGCAAGAAGCTGGGCGATCCAGACGACCTGCTTCTCCTGTCAGTCCGCTCGGGCGCGAAGTTCTCCATGCCCGGCATGATGGAGACAGTGCTCAACATCGGCCTCAACGATCAGTCCGTCGAGGGCCTGGCACGCAAGTCGGGCAACCCTCGCTTCGCGTGGGATTCCTACCGCCGACTCATCCAGATGTTCGGCAAGACCGTCCTCGACATCGACGGCGACTACTTCGCCGATGCTCTCGATGCTGCGAAGGACAAGCGCGGCGTCACCCAGGACACCGAGCTCGATGTCGACGCCCTCAAGGAACTCGTCGACGTCTACAAGGACATTGTCGAACGCGAGACGGGTGTTCCGTTCCCGCAGACCCCGCGCGAGCAGATGGACAAGGCGATCGAGGCCGTCTTCCGCTCGTGGAACACGGATCGCGCGAAAATCTATCGGCGCCGCGAGCGCATCCCCCACGATCTGGGCACCGCAGTCAACGTCCAGGCGATGGTGTTCGGCAACATGGGAGAAAAGTCGGGTACCGGTGTGTGCTTCACCCGTGACCCATCGACGGGCCACACGGGCGTCTACGGAGACTACCTCGTCAACGCACAGGGTGAGGACGTCGTCGCCGGCATCCGCAACACCCTGCCGCTCGATGCTCTCAAGGAACTCGACGAGAAGTCCTACAACGAGCTCATGGCCAACCTCCACACGCTCGAAACCCACTATCGGGACATGTGCGATATCGAGTTCACGGTCGAAGAGGGCAAGCTCTGGCTCCTGCAGACCCGCGTCGGCAAGAGGACCGCGTCCGCCGCGTTCCGCATCGCATCGCAGCTCGTCGAGGAGCGCCTCATCACCCGTGACGAGGCCCTGACCCGCGTCAACGGCGAACAGCTCACCCAGCTGCTCTTCCCCCAGTTCGATGACGAGGCCGAGAAGATCACCCTGACGAAGGGCATGGCAGCATCTCCGGGTGCGGCCGTGGGTGAGATCGTCTTCAACAACGCTGAAGCGGTCGCGAGAACGAAGGCCGGCGCCGACGTCATCCTCGTGCGCCGCGAAACCAACCCCGACGATCTCGAAGGCATGGTCGTCGCCTCCGGCATCCTCACCGCTCGCGGCGGCAAGACCTCCCACGCTGCCGTTGTCGCGCGCGGCATGGGCAGGTGCTGTGTCGTGGGCGCCGAAGAGCTCTATGTCGATGAGTCGACCGAGACCGTGACCATTCGCGGCTCGGATCGCGTGCTCAAGGCGGGCGATGTCATCGCGATCGATGGCACCTCCGGCTACGTCTACCTGGGCGATGTTCCCGTCACTCCCTCCCCTGTCTCGATCTACATCGAAGAGGGGCTCGAGGCCGGCATCGCAGCCGCTCACGATGACGAGACGAAGGAGCTCGTCGCCGCCGTCGACCTGCTCCTCACGCACGCCGACAAGCGTGCACGTCTCAAGGTGCGGGCCAATGCGGACGCGCCGGAGGATGTGGCGCGCGCCAGGAAGTTCGGTGCCACCGGCATCGGCCTCTGCCGCACGGAGCACATGTTCCTCGGAGATCGGCGCCAGCTGATCGAGACGGTGATTCTCGCCGAGACGCCCGAAGAGCAGAATGCGGCCTTCGAGGCGCTGAGCCCGCTGCAGCGCGGAGACTTCGTCGGCATCCTCGAGGCGATGGATGGTCTGCCGACCACGATCCGTCTCATCGATCCCCCTCTCCACGAGTTCCTGCCCGACATCACCGACCTGACGGTCAAGATCGCCGTCAAGGAGGCCACCGGGGTCGAGGTCACGGAGAAGGAGCGGAAGCTTCTCAAGGCTGTTCGAGAGCAGCACGAGCAGAACCCGATGCTGGGCTTGCGCGGCGTGCGTCTCGGCCTGAAGATTCGCGGCCTGTTCGGACTGCAGATCCGGGCAATCGCGGAGGCCGCGGCGGATCGGATCGAGGCCGGTGGGGATCCCCGCCCCGAGATCATGGTCCCGCTCGTGGGCTCTGTTCGAGAGCTCCAGATCATTCGGGAAGACGCTGAGGAGATCATCGCCGCCGTCGAGGAGAGCAGGGGCGTCACGCTCAACATCCAGATCGGTGCGATGATCGAGCTGCCGCGAGCGGCCATGACAGCGCACTCGCTGACCGAGGAGTCGGACTTCTTCTCCTTCGGCACGAACGACCTGACCCAGACGGCGTGGGGCTTCTCCCGCGACGACGTCGAGTCCACGTTCTTCAACGAGTACTTCGACCTCGGCGTGTTCGGCGTCTCGCCGTTCGAATCGATCGATGTGCGCGGTGTCGGCAAGCTCGTCGCCGTGGGCGTCGAGAAGGCTCGATCCGTGAAACCCGACATCAAGTGCGGTGTCTGTGGCGAACACGGAGGCGACCCGCAGTCGATCCACTTCTTCGACGCTGTCGGACTCGACTACGTCTCCTGCTCCCCGTTCCGCGTGCCTGTCGCACGCCTGGAAGCGGGCCGCGCAGCGGTCAGCAACGAATCCCAGCCCTGGGACTAG
- a CDS encoding HdeD family acid-resistance protein yields the protein MFSFLSRSWWLPFASGIAAIIFGLLAIIMPGTTISLLLMLFAIFLIVQGAGLVWSAYKSEGPGSIALGATGVVLIVFAIWTLAATDSAAELLVTIMGIWALAIGVATALAGYGIRNRTDQWTLPLIGGIIMALAGILVIIKPWTGVAAIAITIGVGAILWGGLMASIGWSLKSILPGDEAPRK from the coding sequence ATGTTCTCGTTCCTATCTCGCTCCTGGTGGCTTCCCTTTGCCAGCGGAATCGCCGCCATCATCTTCGGCCTTTTGGCGATCATCATGCCGGGGACAACTATTTCCCTCCTGCTGATGCTCTTTGCAATTTTTCTCATTGTGCAGGGCGCTGGCCTCGTCTGGTCCGCCTACAAGTCCGAGGGTCCCGGTTCGATCGCTCTCGGCGCGACAGGTGTCGTCCTCATCGTCTTCGCGATCTGGACTCTCGCGGCAACCGATTCGGCTGCTGAACTCCTCGTCACCATCATGGGTATCTGGGCTCTCGCCATCGGTGTCGCCACGGCTCTCGCCGGCTACGGCATCCGCAACCGCACCGACCAGTGGACCCTCCCCCTCATCGGCGGCATCATCATGGCCCTTGCCGGCATCCTCGTCATCATCAAGCCGTGGACCGGCGTGGCCGCTATCGCGATCACCATCGGTGTCGGCGCTATCCTCTGGGGCGGCCTCATGGCCTCGATCGGCTGGTCTCTCAAGAGCATCCTCCCGGGCGACGAAGCACCGAGGAAGTAA
- a CDS encoding formate--tetrahydrofolate ligase: protein MTHPQPIADIARSIGIPDEALLRYGHDKAKVDLEWLASLPPRRSRLVLVTAMSPTPAGEGKTTTSIGLADGLRGLGEEAVLALREPSMGPVFGMKGGATGGGRARLLPEDDINLHFTGDFAAIAAANNLLAALVDNHIHHGNALDIDPRSIEIRRAIDVNDRSLRHIVTSLGGRSNGVLAETGFDITAASQIMAVLCLAESRDDLRERLSRIVVGERYDGGEVTAAELSAAGALTAILKDALAPNLVQTLEGTPAFVHGGPFANIAHGCNSVLATRAALATGTITITEAGFGADLGAEKFIDILCRQSGLRPDLSVVVATVRALKYHGGVPVRDVAAENVEALRAGASNLLRHVENLKDVFGQNVLVALNAFDTDTPAELQAVADLLEPLGVRAVTSTHFTDGGAGSIDLARAVLADLEKPSETTFCYPEDVSLAEKAHLVATRVYRAGAVSWSKGARRKLRGLEERGYGRLPICIAKSPYSFAAEKLMGAPSGHTLPITDVRLSAGAGFVVLIAGSVMTMPGLPAHPNAVDIDVADGVLTGLQ from the coding sequence ATGACGCATCCCCAGCCCATTGCCGATATTGCCCGCTCGATCGGGATTCCCGATGAAGCACTGCTGAGGTACGGACACGACAAGGCGAAAGTGGATCTGGAGTGGCTCGCGTCGCTGCCGCCTCGGCGATCGCGCCTCGTCCTCGTCACGGCCATGTCCCCCACGCCGGCCGGTGAGGGGAAGACGACCACGTCGATCGGCCTGGCCGATGGTCTGCGGGGACTGGGGGAGGAGGCTGTTCTCGCCCTTCGGGAACCCTCGATGGGGCCCGTGTTCGGGATGAAGGGGGGAGCGACTGGGGGTGGGCGAGCCAGGCTCCTGCCAGAAGACGATATCAACCTCCATTTCACCGGTGATTTCGCGGCGATCGCTGCGGCGAACAACCTCCTCGCCGCACTCGTCGACAACCATATCCACCACGGCAACGCACTGGACATCGATCCGCGTTCCATCGAGATTCGCCGCGCCATCGACGTCAATGACCGTTCGCTCCGCCACATCGTCACCTCTCTCGGCGGGCGAAGCAACGGGGTTCTCGCGGAGACCGGGTTCGACATCACGGCGGCCAGCCAGATCATGGCTGTCCTGTGCCTTGCGGAATCCCGCGATGATCTGCGGGAAAGGCTCAGCCGCATCGTCGTCGGCGAGAGATACGACGGCGGCGAAGTGACTGCTGCCGAGCTCTCTGCCGCTGGGGCTCTCACGGCGATCCTCAAGGATGCTCTCGCCCCCAACCTGGTCCAAACCCTCGAAGGAACCCCCGCATTCGTCCACGGGGGCCCCTTCGCGAACATCGCCCACGGCTGCAACAGCGTGCTGGCAACGAGAGCCGCACTCGCGACAGGGACGATCACGATCACCGAAGCGGGCTTCGGTGCGGACCTCGGCGCGGAGAAGTTCATCGACATCTTGTGCAGGCAGTCGGGGCTGCGGCCCGATCTGTCCGTCGTTGTCGCAACCGTCCGGGCCCTGAAATATCATGGAGGGGTGCCCGTCCGTGACGTGGCGGCAGAGAATGTCGAGGCGCTCCGGGCGGGGGCGAGCAATCTCCTCCGCCATGTCGAGAACCTCAAGGATGTCTTCGGCCAGAACGTTCTCGTCGCTCTCAACGCCTTCGACACGGATACGCCGGCAGAGCTCCAGGCGGTGGCTGATCTTCTCGAGCCCCTCGGGGTGAGAGCCGTGACCAGCACCCACTTCACTGACGGGGGAGCCGGTTCGATCGATCTTGCCCGTGCCGTCCTGGCCGACCTCGAGAAGCCGAGCGAGACGACATTCTGCTACCCGGAAGACGTGTCCCTTGCCGAGAAGGCGCACCTGGTCGCCACACGGGTGTACCGTGCCGGCGCAGTCTCATGGTCGAAGGGGGCACGGAGGAAGCTGCGGGGGCTCGAGGAGCGCGGCTACGGACGGCTGCCGATCTGCATCGCCAAATCCCCCTACTCCTTCGCCGCTGAGAAGCTCATGGGGGCACCGAGCGGACACACGCTACCGATCACGGACGTGCGGCTCTCCGCGGGTGCAGGATTCGTCGTCCTCATCGCGGGCTCGGTGATGACGATGCCGGGGCTTCCTGCACATCCGAATGCTGTCGACATCGACGTCGCGGACGGTGTGCTCACAGGCCTGCAATAG